From the Jilunia laotingensis genome, the window TACCTACGCCTGTACCAAGAGTAATCATTATGAAATCTTTCATACCACGGGCAGCACCATAGGTCATTTCACCCACAGCAGCAGCATTAGCATCATTGGTAAGTGCTGTCGGAATACCCAGTCTTTCCTCAAACATAGCTGCCAAAGGAATGATTCCTCTCCAAGGAAGATTTGGTGCAAATTCAATCGTACCACTATAGAAGTTCCCGTTGGGAGCACCGATACCGATACCTTTTATCTTTTCAACACCACCTTGGGCTATAACCAATGGAAGGAGATTTTTACAAACTTCATCCACATATTCTTCAACTGCGGTATAAGCCTGAGTCTTTACAGAACCGCTTGCTATAATAGTTCCGCGTGCATCCACAATACCAAAGACGGTGTTTGTTCCGCCTATATCAATACCCACTACATAGGGCTTCTCCATGTTTGAATTCATGATACTTTGTTTAAAAGGGTTAGCTTATTAATGTTTATTGCTCACAAATTACGTAAAGAAGTTTGAGTCTACAAAATCTTTTTTTAAAAAAGTTCAACTCATTTGCAACTTTTCGTATCTCCTTCGCGTCTAATAAAAGAAATCATAAGAAAAAAAGAACTAAATAAAAGGAATTGTGATACACCTTAAAGACATTAACAAGACTTACTATAACGGGGCACCTCTTCATGTACTCAAAGGTATAAATCTCGAAATCAAACGAGGTGAGTTCGTTTCTATCATGGGGGCCTCCGGGTCGGGAAAATCTACATTACTCAACATATTAGGTATATTGGATAATTATGATACCGGAGAATATTATCTGAACAATGTACTTATAAAAAACCTCAGTGAAACAAAAGCCGCCGAGTACCGTAATCGAATGATCGGATTTATCTTTCAGTCATTCAATCTTATTTCATTCAAAAATGCAGTGGAGAATGTTGCTTTACCTTTGTTCTATCAAGGGGTAAGCCGAAAGAAGCGCAATGCCATGGCATTGGAATATCTTGAAAAACTGGGATTAAAGGAGTGGGCGCACCATATGCCTAATGAAATGAGCGGTGGACAAAAACAGCGCGTAGCAATTGCCCGCGCATTGATCACACAGCCTCAGATTATACTGGCGGATGAACCTACCGGTGCATTAGACAGTAAAACTTCGGTTGAAGTAATGCAGATTCTGAAAGACCTGCATAAATCCGGAATGACTATCGTCGTTGTTACCCATGAAAGTGGAGTTGCCAACCAAACGGATAAAATCATCCATATCAAAGACGGAATCATTGAACGTATCGAGGAAAATCGGAATCATGATGCTTCTCCTTTCGGACAGAACGGTTTCATGAAATAATTCTTCCAAGCTATTAACAACTAAAATCCACTTTCGAACATGATAGATATTTGGCAAGAAATATACAGTACGATCAAACGAAACAAACTTCGTACATTTCTCACAGGTTTTGCCGTAGCATGGGGCATTTTTATGCTTATCGTTTTACTGGGGGCAGGCAATGGACTGATACACGCCTTTGAGGAGTCTTCTTCGGAACGTGCATTGAATTCTATCAAAATATTTCCCGGATGGACTACAAAATCGTACGAAGGTCTGAAAGAAGGGCGAAACATCCGACTGGACAACAAGGACTTGAATGCGACTGAAAAATATTTTAAAGACCATGTAATCAGTGCTGGGGCAACTGTATACCAAGGAAGCGTCAACATGAGCTTCGGTAAAGAATATGTCAACCTAAACCTTACTGGTGTATTCCCGAACTTCACAGAAGTGGAAACTGTAAAACTTGCTCAAGGTCGATTCATCAACGACATAGACATACAACAACGGAGAAAAGTAGCCATACTTAATGTAAAAACAGCAGAAATACTTTTCGGAAAATCTCGTACCGAACCCATTGGACAAAGCGTAAAAGCCGGAGATATAATTTATCAGGTCGTAGGTCTTTACAAAGACCAAGGAGACAATAGTTCAAGTGATGCCTATATTCCTTTCTCTACACTACAAACCATTTATAATAAAGGAGATAAGCTGAACAATTTAATATTTACGACCAAAAATCTTAATTCACTGGAAGACAATGAAGCATTCGAAGCTCAATACCGCAAAGTATTGGGAGCCCAACATCGTTTTGATCCAACAGACGACAGCGCTATCTGGATATGGAACCGGTTCACTAACTATCTGCAAAGTCTAGGAGCAGCAACGATGCTACGTACAGCCATATGGGTTATAGGTATTTTTACTTTGTTGAGTGGAATTGTCGGTGTATCTAACATCATGCTAATCACGGTAAAAGAACGTACCCGTGAATTTGGAATCCGGAAAGCATTGGGAGCTAAACCCAGATCGATTCTATGGCTCATTATAGTAGAGAGCGTCACTATTACTACATTCTTCGGTTATATAGGAATGGTAGCAGGTATTGCCGCTACCGAATGGATGAATTCCACCTTTGGACACCAACAAATGGACAATGGCATATGGTCACAGACAGTATTCTCTAATCCGACAGTAGATATCAGCATCGCCATACAAGCCACACTTACTTTAATACTAGCCGGGACACTGGCAGGATTCTTCCCGGCACGCAAGGCAGTAAGTATCCGACCGATTGAAGCACTTAGAGCAGATTAAGATTATGAGAATAGATATGGATACATGTGAGGAAATACTTCTCACAATAACAAGAAACAAAACCCGGAGCCTACTTACGGCATTCGGGGTATTCTGGGGCATATTTATGCTCGTAGCACTTATCGGAGGCGGTCGGGGTATGCAAAATGCAATGCGCGTACAATTTGAAGGATTTGCCACCAATTCGGGTTTTGCATGGCCACAACAAACCGGTGAGGCATACAAAGGCTTTCGCAAAGGCCGCTGGTGGAGCATGAATATTGATGATATCGAACGCATACGTAAGAATGTTGAAGGTATTGAGTTAATCACACCTTCGATAGCTCGTTGGGGTTCAAAATCTGTATATGAAGATAAAAAGTTCAATTGCATTGTAAAAGGATTACATCCTGAATACGAGCATATCGAAGCACAAAAAATAAATAAAGGCCGTTTTATCAATGATGTTGACATCCGTGAAGCACGTAAGGTATGCGTAATCGGAAAACGAGTTTATGAAAGTTTATTTGCTCCCGGTTCCGATCCTATCGGGAAATACATCCGTGTCGATGGTATCTATTACCGCATCATCGGATTATCAATAACAGAAGGAGACATCAACATCCAAGGACAATCATCAGAATCCGTCATACTACCTTTCACAACCATGCAACAGGCATACAATCTTGGACGTAATATAGAACTGGCTTGCTTTACAGTAAGACCGGGACTAAAAGTAACAGATGTACAACCAGAGGTAGAACGTATCATTAAAGAAGCTCATTTCATTGCCCCGGATGACAAGCAAGCAATCATGTTACTGAACACCGAAGCGATGTTTTCAATGATGGACAACTTGTTTATTGGCATAAAAATCCTTATCTGGATGGTAGG encodes:
- a CDS encoding ABC transporter ATP-binding protein; translated protein: MIHLKDINKTYYNGAPLHVLKGINLEIKRGEFVSIMGASGSGKSTLLNILGILDNYDTGEYYLNNVLIKNLSETKAAEYRNRMIGFIFQSFNLISFKNAVENVALPLFYQGVSRKKRNAMALEYLEKLGLKEWAHHMPNEMSGGQKQRVAIARALITQPQIILADEPTGALDSKTSVEVMQILKDLHKSGMTIVVVTHESGVANQTDKIIHIKDGIIERIEENRNHDASPFGQNGFMK
- a CDS encoding ABC transporter permease, giving the protein MIDIWQEIYSTIKRNKLRTFLTGFAVAWGIFMLIVLLGAGNGLIHAFEESSSERALNSIKIFPGWTTKSYEGLKEGRNIRLDNKDLNATEKYFKDHVISAGATVYQGSVNMSFGKEYVNLNLTGVFPNFTEVETVKLAQGRFINDIDIQQRRKVAILNVKTAEILFGKSRTEPIGQSVKAGDIIYQVVGLYKDQGDNSSSDAYIPFSTLQTIYNKGDKLNNLIFTTKNLNSLEDNEAFEAQYRKVLGAQHRFDPTDDSAIWIWNRFTNYLQSLGAATMLRTAIWVIGIFTLLSGIVGVSNIMLITVKERTREFGIRKALGAKPRSILWLIIVESVTITTFFGYIGMVAGIAATEWMNSTFGHQQMDNGIWSQTVFSNPTVDISIAIQATLTLILAGTLAGFFPARKAVSIRPIEALRAD
- a CDS encoding ABC transporter permease — encoded protein: MRIDMDTCEEILLTITRNKTRSLLTAFGVFWGIFMLVALIGGGRGMQNAMRVQFEGFATNSGFAWPQQTGEAYKGFRKGRWWSMNIDDIERIRKNVEGIELITPSIARWGSKSVYEDKKFNCIVKGLHPEYEHIEAQKINKGRFINDVDIREARKVCVIGKRVYESLFAPGSDPIGKYIRVDGIYYRIIGLSITEGDINIQGQSSESVILPFTTMQQAYNLGRNIELACFTVRPGLKVTDVQPEVERIIKEAHFIAPDDKQAIMLLNTEAMFSMMDNLFIGIKILIWMVGLGTLLAGAIGVSNIMMVTVRERTTEIGIRRAIGARPKDILQQILSESIVLTTVAGMIGISFAVLVLQILDMATIRDNGETYGYQVTFGLAVGTCALLITLGILAGLAPAYRAMAIKPIEAIRDE